GCCGCCGACACCATATCCACCGTCAACGACGGCGATTTCGACTTCTCCGACCTCGCGCTGAAGCTGGCTACGGACGTGATCGGCCAGGCGGCGTTCGGCGTGGACTTCGCGCTCTCGGCGCCCCCGGCCGGCGACGGCACGAAGGACGCCTCGGCGGCGGAGTTCATCGCGGAGCACGTGCAGTCCACCACGTCGCTGAAGATGGACCTCTCGGCGTCGCTCTCCATCGTGCTGGGCCTGGTCGCGCCGGCCCTGCAGGAGCCCGCGCGGCGGCTGCTGAGCCGGGTCCCGGGCACGGCGGACCGGCGGACGGCCCGGGCCAACGAGCGGCTGCAGGCCAGGGTGGAGGAGAtcgtggcgagcagggagcagcAGAGCCTGCAGAGGCGAAGGCAGAAGAGCCAGATTTCCAAGAGGGACTTCCTGTCGGCGCTGCTCGACGCCCGGGACGGCGGGGACGGGAAGATGAGGGAGCTGCTGACGCCGGTGTACGTGGGCGCGCTcacctatgagcacctcctgGCCGGCTCCGCCACCACGTCCTTCACGCTCGCCTCCGCAGTCTACCTCGTGGCCGGCCACCCGGAAGTCGAGGCCAAGCTGCTCGCCGAAATCGACCGCTACcctcccgccgccgtgccGACCGCCGAGGACCTCCAGCAAAAATTCCCTTACCTCGACCAGGTGATAAAGGAGGCGATGCGGTTCTACACGGTGTCGCCGCTGATCGCGAGGGAGACGTCGCGGGAAGTGGAGATCGGGGGCTACGCGCTCCCCAAGGGGACGTGGCTGTGGCTGGCGCCGGGGGTCCTGGCGCGTGACCCGGCGCAGTTCGCCCCCGACCCCGGCGCGTTCCGGCCGGAGCGGTTCGAGGCGGggagcgaggaggagaaggcacGGCACCCGTACGCGCAGATACCGTTCGGGCTCGGGCCTCGGGCGTGCGTGGGGCAGCGGTTCGCGCTGCAGGAGGTGAAGCTGGCCATGGTGCACATGTACCGGAGATTCGTGTTCCGGCGGTCGCCGAGGATGGAGTCGCCGCCCGAGTTCCAGTTCGGGATGGTGCTCAGCTTCAGGCACGGCGTCAAGCTCAGGGCCATCAAGAGGCTGACGCGCAATGAGGCCGTCTAGATGTAACGTCGTTGCCACTTGCGAGGATGGAGCTTGATTCTTGTGGGAATCGGATTGTTTTCTCGTAGAATCAGACTATCGGCTTGGTATGCGTTCCCCCGTCAGGCAAACTGTGTCCCTGATGCTCCAAGCTCCATGAGGCTCATGCTCAGAATTTTCTcaacagaaagaaacaaaaattgcTCAGGATGACAGAATTCTCCCATAACAAGTTTGTTCAGTAGCAGAAAATTTTCTAAGCCCAGTGAACTCAACCTTGCCTGTAGCATTAACGCGAGCCtatccatttctttttcttgacaaaaaaaataatgacagatgat
This is a stretch of genomic DNA from Brachypodium distachyon strain Bd21 chromosome 1, Brachypodium_distachyon_v3.0, whole genome shotgun sequence. It encodes these proteins:
- the LOC100831495 gene encoding cytochrome P450 711A1: MAPVGEWLPCISTLACCLLGLVLYFYAPYWGVRRVPGPPALPLVGHLPLLARHGPDVFGLLAQKYGPIFRFHLGRQPLVIVADPELCKEVGIRQFKSIPNRSTPSPIAGSALHQKGLFFTRDARWSAMRNAILSLYQPSHLAGLIPTMQRCVERAADTISTVNDGDFDFSDLALKLATDVIGQAAFGVDFALSAPPAGDGTKDASAAEFIAEHVQSTTSLKMDLSASLSIVLGLVAPALQEPARRLLSRVPGTADRRTARANERLQARVEEIVASREQQSLQRRRQKSQISKRDFLSALLDARDGGDGKMRELLTPVYVGALTYEHLLAGSATTSFTLASAVYLVAGHPEVEAKLLAEIDRYPPAAVPTAEDLQQKFPYLDQVIKEAMRFYTVSPLIARETSREVEIGGYALPKGTWLWLAPGVLARDPAQFAPDPGAFRPERFEAGSEEEKARHPYAQIPFGLGPRACVGQRFALQEVKLAMVHMYRRFVFRRSPRMESPPEFQFGMVLSFRHGVKLRAIKRLTRNEAV